The following proteins are co-located in the Microbacterium sp. Clip185 genome:
- a CDS encoding zinc-dependent alcohol dehydrogenase — protein MRAMTYRGPYKVRVEEKPDPRIEHPNDAIVRVERAAICGSDLHLFHGMLPDTRIGHTFGHEFIGRVEEVGPSVRNISVGDRVMVPFNIFCGTCFFCARGLFSNCHNVNANATAVGGIYGYSHTAGGFDGGQAELVRVPFADVGPAVIPEGLHDEDALLLTDAFATGYFGAQLGDISEGDVVVVFGAGPIGLAAARSAWLMGAGRVIVVDHLPFRLEKAEQFAFAETVDFREHKDVVVALKKLTDGLGADVVIDAVGAEADGHLVQHVTSAKLKLQGGSPIALNWAIDSVRKGGRVSVMGAYGPMFSAVKFGDAMNKGVTIRTNQAPVKRQWPRLIEHIQAGRISPRDMITHRIPLEHIAEGYHMVSAKLDGLIKAVILPPTS, from the coding sequence ATGCGAGCGATGACCTACCGGGGCCCCTACAAGGTCCGCGTCGAAGAGAAGCCCGATCCGCGGATCGAGCACCCCAATGATGCGATCGTGCGCGTGGAACGCGCCGCGATCTGCGGGTCGGACCTCCATCTCTTCCACGGCATGCTGCCCGACACACGCATCGGGCACACGTTCGGGCACGAGTTCATCGGACGCGTCGAAGAGGTGGGACCGTCGGTGCGCAACATCTCGGTCGGCGACCGGGTCATGGTGCCGTTCAACATCTTCTGCGGCACCTGCTTCTTCTGCGCGCGCGGCCTCTTCTCCAATTGCCACAACGTGAACGCGAACGCGACGGCCGTCGGCGGGATCTACGGCTATTCGCATACCGCGGGAGGCTTCGACGGCGGCCAGGCCGAGCTCGTGCGCGTCCCCTTCGCCGACGTGGGTCCCGCAGTCATCCCCGAAGGCCTGCACGACGAGGATGCGCTCCTGCTGACGGATGCGTTCGCCACCGGCTACTTCGGCGCCCAGCTCGGCGACATCTCCGAGGGTGACGTCGTCGTCGTCTTCGGAGCAGGTCCCATCGGACTCGCGGCTGCGCGCTCGGCCTGGCTCATGGGCGCGGGACGGGTGATCGTCGTCGACCACCTTCCGTTCCGCCTCGAGAAGGCCGAGCAGTTCGCCTTCGCCGAGACGGTGGACTTCCGCGAGCACAAGGACGTCGTCGTCGCCCTCAAGAAGCTCACCGACGGACTCGGCGCCGATGTGGTCATCGACGCCGTCGGCGCGGAAGCGGACGGCCACCTGGTCCAGCACGTGACCTCGGCCAAACTGAAGCTTCAGGGCGGCTCCCCCATCGCGCTGAACTGGGCCATCGACAGCGTCCGGAAGGGCGGACGCGTCTCCGTCATGGGCGCATACGGTCCGATGTTCAGCGCGGTGAAGTTCGGCGACGCGATGAACAAGGGCGTGACGATCCGTACGAACCAGGCACCCGTGAAGCGCCAGTGGCCGCGCCTTATCGAGCACATCCAGGCCGGACGGATCTCGCCTCGCGACATGATCACGCACCGCATCCCCCTCGAGCACATCGCCGAGGGATACCACATGGTCTCGGCGAAGCTCGACGGTCTCATCAAGGCCGTCATCCTGCCGCCCACCTCGTGA
- a CDS encoding FUSC family protein, whose protein sequence is MPRPALDLSRRLSELLDPPRLLLAAKVAGAAAIAWMLAPFVPFTDSEYSYYAPLGVLISMYSTLAGSVRAGLETLAGLAVGIALGFVGIALLIAGAPSLMAVALVTGVGTICAGLSVLGSGRDWIPIAALFVLLVGNADVQSYSSSYLITTAFGVLVGLVVNLVVVPPLYIGRATARLNALRDEIGEVLRDAAHALGERAVDAERLRHRIAELTATADAVAAEVAEAVRSQRGNPRARHARADVETGRRRLDALRAVAAATGELAESLTRLTVDAELGNRQRRALAEAVAACAEHTSTPIEHAAFAERLRAADAALAAYRRRIRRSSDARALDRWEAAVSLRRIVDASRPFAQAG, encoded by the coding sequence ATGCCCCGCCCCGCGCTCGATCTGAGCCGTCGGTTGTCCGAGCTGCTGGATCCACCGCGTCTGCTTCTCGCGGCGAAGGTGGCGGGCGCCGCCGCGATCGCCTGGATGCTGGCGCCCTTCGTGCCGTTCACCGACAGCGAGTACTCGTACTACGCCCCGTTGGGCGTGCTCATCAGCATGTACTCGACGCTGGCGGGCTCGGTGCGAGCCGGGTTGGAGACATTGGCCGGACTCGCCGTGGGAATCGCGTTGGGGTTCGTCGGCATCGCTCTGCTGATCGCGGGCGCCCCCAGTCTGATGGCGGTCGCGCTCGTGACCGGTGTGGGAACCATCTGCGCCGGGCTGAGCGTGCTCGGCAGCGGGCGGGACTGGATCCCCATCGCCGCACTGTTCGTCCTGCTCGTGGGTAACGCCGACGTTCAGAGCTATTCATCGTCGTACCTGATCACCACCGCCTTCGGCGTCCTCGTCGGTCTCGTGGTCAATCTGGTGGTCGTGCCGCCGCTCTACATCGGGCGAGCGACCGCACGCCTGAACGCACTGCGCGACGAGATCGGCGAGGTTCTCCGGGATGCGGCTCACGCGCTGGGCGAGCGCGCGGTGGACGCCGAGCGACTGCGGCATCGGATCGCCGAGCTGACGGCGACGGCCGACGCCGTGGCGGCCGAGGTGGCCGAGGCCGTCAGATCCCAACGCGGCAATCCCCGGGCGCGGCATGCCCGTGCGGATGTGGAGACGGGGCGACGGCGCCTCGACGCGCTGCGCGCCGTCGCCGCGGCGACCGGCGAGCTGGCCGAGAGTCTCACGCGACTGACCGTCGATGCCGAACTCGGGAATCGGCAGCGCCGTGCGCTGGCCGAGGCCGTCGCGGCGTGCGCGGAGCATACGTCGACTCCCATCGAGCATGCAGCGTTCGCCGAACGACTCCGAGCAGCGGATGCGGCGCTCGCCGCCTATCGCCGCCGCATCCGGCGTTCGTCGGATGCGAGGGCGCTCGATCGGTGGGAGGCGGCGGTGTCGTTGCGGCGCATCGTCGATGCCTCGCGCCCGTTCGCGCAGGCCGGGTGA
- a CDS encoding HD domain-containing protein, translating into MPYDIDELLRPPTATAALALEAAERWCSPAVLRHSLRSWAWARALADADGLEYDAELLFTAAALHDIGVAEPFDAHRTAFEGAGGAAAWVFATGAGWPAERRVRLQEVIERHMWVEVDPTLDIEGHLLEVATSLDVAGVGASRWDARLLRAVTERLPRAEFALEFDTAIRDQAERKPASAAARLAHSGRIADGERTWLSLVR; encoded by the coding sequence GTGCCCTACGACATCGACGAACTACTGCGTCCGCCCACCGCCACCGCCGCACTCGCTCTCGAGGCGGCTGAACGGTGGTGCTCCCCCGCCGTGCTCCGACACAGTCTGCGCTCGTGGGCGTGGGCCCGCGCACTGGCGGATGCGGACGGCCTGGAGTACGACGCGGAGCTGCTGTTCACCGCCGCCGCGCTGCACGACATCGGCGTGGCCGAGCCCTTCGACGCGCACCGGACGGCGTTCGAGGGCGCCGGAGGCGCCGCGGCGTGGGTGTTCGCGACAGGGGCGGGTTGGCCGGCCGAGCGCCGTGTCCGGCTGCAGGAGGTCATCGAACGGCACATGTGGGTCGAGGTCGACCCGACCCTGGACATCGAGGGACATCTGTTGGAGGTGGCCACGAGCCTGGACGTCGCGGGCGTGGGCGCGTCCAGGTGGGACGCGCGGCTGCTGCGCGCGGTGACCGAGCGACTGCCGAGAGCGGAGTTCGCCCTCGAGTTCGACACGGCGATCCGGGATCAGGCCGAACGCAAGCCCGCCTCCGCCGCGGCGCGGCTTGCGCACAGCGGCCGCATCGCCGACGGCGAACGTACCTGGCTCTCCCTCGTGCGCTGA
- a CDS encoding serine/threonine-protein kinase produces the protein MSDILDAVPAGTGSLLAGRYRLIERVGSGGMGTVYRARDELLGRDVAVKLFHSEQTDGVEERRKVGEATMLASLSRPCLVTLFDACIGTESPTYLVMEYIDGPTLRQRLMEGPLERDEAAAMAGDLAAALEAVHAAGIVHRDVKPSNVMLRARGRGTASSSGHQAVLADFGVAHLVDSTRLTTPGDVIGTAAYLAPEQVRGHAPVPASDVYSLGLLLIEAVTGHHPFADAPAASMLLARLTLQPDVPAGLGYAWRSLLTAMTVHDPAARPSASEVLERTRSLAASATTTRPFDDALLVATSPITVAASSGQVTRPLAAPLPAPTPHRPRNRRRGGVLVASAAAGVLIVGAVAVGMTGLLAPAPVAEESVVPSQLDTVPADDGTDQTPAETVESEGQNGQPAGTDAPAPAPTTDPQPGPASDNGANRGPGNNNGNGNGNGPGSGKKP, from the coding sequence CGCTGGCCGCTACCGGCTGATCGAACGCGTCGGCAGCGGCGGCATGGGCACGGTGTACCGCGCCCGCGACGAGCTGCTCGGCCGCGATGTCGCGGTCAAGCTCTTCCACTCGGAGCAGACGGACGGCGTCGAGGAACGTCGCAAGGTCGGCGAGGCGACCATGCTCGCCTCGCTCTCGCGCCCGTGTCTGGTCACGCTCTTCGACGCGTGCATCGGGACCGAGTCGCCGACGTACCTGGTCATGGAGTACATCGACGGCCCGACCCTGCGTCAACGTCTGATGGAGGGGCCGCTCGAGCGCGATGAGGCCGCCGCCATGGCGGGCGACCTCGCCGCCGCGCTGGAAGCCGTTCACGCTGCGGGCATCGTGCACCGCGATGTGAAGCCCTCCAACGTCATGCTCCGTGCCCGCGGTCGCGGGACGGCGAGCAGTAGCGGCCATCAGGCCGTGCTCGCCGATTTCGGTGTCGCGCATCTCGTGGACTCCACGCGGCTGACGACCCCCGGTGATGTCATCGGCACGGCCGCTTACCTCGCTCCGGAGCAGGTCCGCGGACACGCTCCGGTTCCCGCATCTGACGTGTACTCGCTCGGACTGCTTCTCATCGAGGCGGTCACGGGTCACCACCCCTTCGCGGACGCACCCGCGGCGAGCATGCTGTTGGCTCGCCTCACCCTTCAGCCAGACGTGCCGGCCGGACTCGGCTACGCGTGGCGCTCACTGCTCACCGCGATGACGGTGCACGATCCCGCTGCGCGGCCGAGCGCGAGCGAGGTGCTCGAGCGGACGCGTAGCCTCGCGGCGTCCGCGACCACGACCCGCCCTTTCGATGACGCGCTGCTGGTCGCGACCTCACCGATCACCGTCGCGGCTTCTTCCGGGCAGGTCACCCGACCGCTCGCTGCCCCGCTGCCTGCGCCCACGCCGCACCGGCCTCGGAATCGGCGGCGCGGCGGAGTGCTCGTCGCGAGCGCGGCCGCCGGCGTTCTCATCGTCGGAGCCGTCGCGGTGGGCATGACGGGCTTGCTCGCTCCGGCGCCGGTCGCCGAGGAGTCCGTCGTCCCCTCCCAGCTGGACACCGTCCCTGCCGACGACGGAACCGACCAGACGCCCGCCGAGACGGTGGAGTCCGAGGGTCAGAACGGGCAGCCGGCCGGCACCGATGCACCCGCCCCGGCGCCGACCACCGATCCCCAGCCGGGGCCGGCGTCGGACAACGGCGCCAATCGCGGCCCGGGCAACAACAACGGCAACGGGAACGGCAACGGGCCCGGAAGCGGCAAGAAGCCCTGA